One Brassica napus cultivar Da-Ae chromosome C2, Da-Ae, whole genome shotgun sequence DNA window includes the following coding sequences:
- the LOC106377953 gene encoding uncharacterized protein LOC106377953 — translation MRPPGSAPLPEAHKAEHEKKDPKESNHVYNESRTHGRGRGGYKGRGGRDNNSYGRGYGNHNNRGHGSSYGRGRANFGRVRGGISKPSHSTKSVCHRCGMSNHWAKNCRTPKHLCELYQESLKNKNSEAHMVHDNGYDADDDFDHEKDDLMDHETSDCLKD, via the coding sequence atgagacctccaGGTTCAGCACCATTACCAGAAGCTCAcaaagctgaacatgaaaagaaagatcccaaagaaAGCAACCACGTCTATAATGAGAGCAGAACACACGGCAGAGGCCGTGGTGGGTACAAGGGACGTGGTGGCCGTGACAATAACTCATATGGCCGTGGATatggaaaccacaataaccgtggtcatGGTTCCAGCTATGGCCGTGGAAGAGCCAATTTTGGCCGTGTTCGAGGCGGTATATCCAAACCGTCTCACTCGACCAAATCTGTTTGTCACAGGTGCGGGATGAGtaaccattgggccaagaactgcAGAACCCCTAAACATCTATGTGAACTCTATCAGGAGAGTCTTAAGAACAAGAACTCAGAAGCTCATATGGTTCACGACAATGGgtatgatgctgatgatgatttCGACCATGAAAAGGATGATCTAATGGATCATGAGACATCAGATTGTCTTAAAGACTAA